The genome window CAATTCTGTGTTGACTTCTAAGCAATTTGTCAATGGCTTACACAAATAAATGTTAGAGCTTCAAACTTCACATACTATGTCAGACAATGTGACTGCCATTTTCCAAACATAAGACAGGATTTTAACTACAGAATAAGCTATAAACCACCTGCAATTTCTTCCTTGGCATTGTTAGTCTCTTAGAGGGATGTCTCCTCTTTGCAGTTGTTTAAATTCTTGATCTAGCTGTGATTGTTCAATCCATGTCATACAGTGCAGTAGCTTTTCCTGTCTTGCAGGCACTGCAGTATGTTCAAGAGAGCCAGACGAGGTTTGCTCTGCTGGGTGGAAACCGAGAGAGAAGTCGATGAAGCCAGATCCTAAACTCAGCAAGAATGTGATTGCAGCTGTGTCAAGCATTCTGCAACCTGAAAGATTTAGAATGGTTGTTGCAATTATCCCGTTGTGAGCTTAGCAATCCAAGTAAATTTTTGGTTTGCCAAATAATCTATAGAGTAAATAAGAGGATTCTACCCACATTTAATTCTGCAAATGATGGATACAGCTAAAGTTGAAGTTGAATGAGTCAATACATGAATAGTTGATTTGTTGTGAAGCATTATGGTCACTCTCCAGCTACTTCTAGTAATGCTGTCATGGACACATGCAGTTGATGAGGAAAGAGAAGACATTACCAAATATCCATGAAACAAAGAATTTCTGCGAGAAAATCCAAAAGTATGTCGAGTATTGGTCTGAACAAACTCGTCATTTTCAGTCCTAACACCAAGATTCATTCGCAACTTAGCTAAGGTTTTTTATTTTCTCTGGTGGGCGGCCTCCATATCATCAATCATGAAACTTGAAGGTGCTAATTAGCCTAACTAGTAAAAGTTTTGACAGTCCATTGTAAGGTCCTGGGTTTGAATTCCACCTTCGCCATTTACCTTTTGCATACAAAAAAAAGAACTCTAAAAAAAACCATTATCGATTACTTTACACAAACATCCATGAGATGGATTTTctcacaaatatttatttttcatgtatATTTGATAATAGCGTCTCTTATGAGAATGATAGGTTGTGTGCTTTTTTGTCAACCTGCAAGATATTTGAATCGAACCGTGGCTAGGGCTAAGTCCAGCTCCCTTGTCACACGCATAGCATTTATGTCACCAGTATAATAGCAAGTAATCGAAACACAACCACGATACTATCTTCCTGAACTCTCACCGACCTAGTCAATCCTGCCTTCACCTGTGTTAAAGCAGTTGATCCCGCATTCATCACCTTTATATCAACTTTTCTTCCATAGGACATACGAGAATGTGCTCCACAAAAAAACTGCACCTTTAACTCTTGTCACCGACCACCCACGAGAAGCGCAAAGCAAAGTCTTCCATCGATAGGTTTATAAGCCAGTGAGCCACACTCACCTtatagaagaaaaagagagaaagaggtgACTCTTGAGGAGATCATCTCCCTAGTAACCCTTATATGGAGGGTTCTGCATTTCTTTCTACCGCTGCTGCTCACAGTCACGATATGTGCAATGAATATCCGGACATATGAGGGAAAAGTGACGTCGCTGCAGCAGAGGAATTTCTATTGGGATTTGTCGGTCCGGCTTCGCCTGACAATGACAACTAAAGATTGAGGAATGAATGAAGAAAGCCACTTGCTGATCTGTTAGAATCTTACCCAACAAGAGTTTTATGATGTATGCTTTCTACCTTATAGTTTCATGCAACATTTGCCTTTTGATTTTGACGTTGAGTTATAGCTTTAGTAGAGATGAATCTTAACTTTTATCCCACGATCACTTATGTCACTGTCATATGACAACTTGTTAAGTCTAAATTAACTCAATAAATGCTTCTTCACGATAATAGCTGAATTTTCTTCCTTTATATTGATAGTAAAAACCATCCGAACCGTCTATTCAGTTTGTGTTGTATTCCTTCTATAGTATATGAAACAAAGTTAGAATGAATTATAAGACATTCTGTTAAACAGTTCTAGTATATTTTCTCCTTGAAATTTGGGTATGCAATGAAATAAATTGTGCAGACTCTTGCCACCTTCATCTGTATTTATCTGCTCTACAAATGCTCAAGTTTCTCTGTGCGTTGCATGTCATCATTTGTCTCAAGGGGGTTCACCTCAAATCATGATTTGTGAGAAAGCTTTGATCTTAGGATTTTACTGCTGAACATTATTGCAAAGGTATCTACCTAACTTGAACCCACTTGAGACAAATGATGACATGCAACACACAAAGAAACCTGAGGATTTGTTGAGCAGACATATAACACTTAATGACAGACAATTTAGACATATAGATGAAGGTGACAAGATCCTGTACAATTCATTTTGTTGAATAACCAAATTTAGAGAAAGTATACTTAAACTGTTTAACAGAATGTCTTGTAATACATTCTAACTTTGTTTTATATACTATAGAAGGAATACACCACAAACAGAATAGAAAGAGTTCAGATAGTTTTTACCATCAATATAAAGGAAGAAAATTCAGCATCTATCATGAAAGATGGCAACTGCTTCTTATCTTAGACAGAAGCATTTATTGTGGGATAAAAGCTAAGATTCATCTCTAGTAAAGCTAGAACTCAACATCAAAATGAAAAGGCAAATATTGCATCAAACTGCAAGGaagaaagcatatgtcataaaacACTTGATTGGGTAGGATTCTAAACAGGCAGCTTTCTTCACTCGTTCCTCGATCTTTAGCTGTCATTTTCAGGTGAAGCCGGACCACCAAATCCAAAATTCTTCTGCTGCCGATGTCACTGTTCACTTCTCCCTCATATGTCCGGAGATTCATTGCACTTATCGCAACCACAAGAACAGCGACAGTGAGTGGCAGCACAATAAGAATTGCAGAACCCTCCATATAAGGGTTATCAGAGAGATGATCTCCTCAagagccctctctctctctctttttcttttgcaaGGTGGGTGTGGCCTACTGGCTAATAAACCCATCAATGGAAGCCTTCGCTTCGCGCTTCTTGTGGGTGGCCGATGACGAGTTAAAGGTGCAGTTTCGTTCTGGAGCACATCCTTGTGTGTACTACGGAAAGAAGTTGACATAAAAGCAGTGAAGGCAGGACTGGCTGCTTTAGCACGGGTGAAGGTGGGACCGGCTGGGGCCAATGTGAGTTGGGGAAGATAGCACTGAGGCCGTGTTCCAGTTACCTGTTGTAGCTGATGACATAAATGTCATGCGTGTGACAAGTGAGCTGGACTTTGCCCTGACCACGGTTTAGTTCAAATATCTCACTAGTTGACATAAAAGCACACAACTTATCATTCTCATAAGTCGAGCGTTCGAATTAAGTAGCATTGGTTGTTCACCCAATATAATCATGTACTTATTCCCAATATAATGAGATAATTTGATCTGGCAATTGGATAACAAACAAGACTAATCATAATATGCAAAAAGAGAAACTTGATGCCACTTAAATGTTAGTGAAGACTAAATAAAACATGCAAACAATGACAGACAATTTAGACATGCTGTGACAAGATTCTGTACAATTCATTTTGTTGCATAACCAAAGTTCAAGGAGAACATATACTCTGGAACTGTTTAACAGTCAATGTCATTTTGTTCAGTATACTATAGAAGGAAAACAGCAAAAACAGAATAAACAGAGTTCAGATGGTTTTTAGCATCAATATAAAGGAAGAAAATTCAGCTTCGATCATGAAAGGTGGCAACTGCTTCTTATCTTAGACAGAAGCATTTATTTAGTTAATTTAGACTTAATAAGTTGCCACATGACAGTGACATAAGTGCTTGTGGGATAAAAGTTAAGGTTCATCTCTACTAAAGCTAGAACTAAAcatcaaaaggaaaaggaaaatgaGTAACAGTAAAACATAGTTCACAACATTAGAATTCTGATATGATACACCCAACAAGGATCATCCAATATTTCAATTTTGGGCAATTTTTTCAATAATGTAGATGACTATAATTAATTGAACGCAACTCAAGTTTAGAGTGTAGATGACAGTGACACTCTTAAACTCTTTGAATGAACTCACTTTCTTGAGCTCTTTGCTACCTTAAGCATCGGATGTTAACTTGACCTTGTTAGACACGCACCCGGTGTAGTTGTGTAGGATCCTTCCGCTTGAAAGAAGCCCGTTGTCAAGGGGGGCGAAACACAAAGGAGCAACCAACTAGAATGTTCTCAAGGGGCATTTGATTCTCAGTCGAAACAACATTCACGAAAACGACCAGGTTGGGTCAACTTCGTCATATCATGTTGACAACCAAAAACGACACTAACACATCAAGATTTTTCTAATGCAATTTGCACTCCATTGCCTACACAGGAAAGTGTATAAATGAAATGTCAACTAAGGAGCATTCCTTAAACAAAATGAAGAGGCATGCTTAAGTCTCAGATTCAGTTGCTGATGCAGAAAATAGTCTAATTTCAGGAATCACTACTTACATAGATAGACATTGGAAACTAATATAGATGAAGAAAGGTCAGTACATTGTCTATACAATGTATAAACTGACATGCAAACTATATGTTGCATACGCAGTATTTATTGCCCTCAGCCTATATATCATCGAATAATTGGTGAGCTTAGGAAATGCAATCAACCAAGATGCATAGCTTAATTGTCAGAATGTAAATATGAGTTCCTATATGAACTTTAAAAGGTCAACAGCATAAATCAACTTTCACGAAGAGCAGCAAAGAAAGAAATGCCCACATTAATACCTAGCTTGTGATATATCAAAAAATGCATATCTTAAAGATTTCCACACCTTCAAATAAGCAATCAAACCAACAATAAACAAGAGCATACCTTTATGAACTCCTCATAAAAAACAGCTTCGGCCTCGAAATCCGGTGCTTTTTTCCCCACTAATGGAAAGTGGCTCTGCAGACAACAATCTTTCACTCAATCAACgcgaaaaaaagaagagaaaacaaaaacTTCACAACATTGCTAGTTTAGAAGTCGTAGAGAAagtaaaataaatctttttttgGCCCAAGCTATGCGATTTCATCACAAATATCAAACATCTCCACTAATCCAACCCATGACAACAATAAGCACCTCATTTTTCAACCTAATGTTCTCAATCCACCATGTCAACTGGAAACCAAAGAACACTAATCGACGCAAAATTTCTGCGATTGGGAAACGAGATAAAAATGATAGGAATCACGACCTCGGATAAGGCTTTGACAACGAAACTTCTTGAAGGAGATCCGGAAGCAGAGACCTGCCGGGCGGAGCGAGATCGAGAGCTCCTCTTCAGGCCGTGGAAGCCCATTGCCGTCCTCGACGGAGGCCGCAACGCGGGGGCCAAGGAGGCCATGCGTGCCGTGGCCTTCGGGGCGACGAGGTAAGGAACCGAGCCAGCCACGTCGGTGGAGCAGTCCCCCTCTCGCTTCGCTTAGCTGTGATTGACGGAGGAGATCGGTGTTGGGTTCTCTGTATACACCAGCGGAGTTGCACACGTGCCGTGCAAGTATCCGGTACGCTTACTCTGCCGATCAGAGACCCATGCCTCCACCTGCCATCTCTGTTACGCATTGTGATGGGGCTCGTGTGGAACCCACCAATTAGGTCAATGTTACCTCCATTCactattcctttttttttaaataatacttttaatttaaaaatattcaaaatatccctcaaaaatttttatcaatttttttaattagttttcaGTATTGTCATTTGGCttctatagtatttttttaatattattctataatattttattaatatactgaaaacattataaatgtttgattaatgtttaaagtatatttaaattatttatagtatttttaagtaGGCTTTATTGTGCCTATGTTGTAGTGGTCAAAATAATGTAACAGACCTAAAACATTGTGACAGACCAAAATACTataatgtgaaaaatattttaagagaTTGTTTGGATAATTTTAATTTAGGAgtactatttgaaaaaaaaaaaaagaagcattgattgaaaaatacctaaaatattgatattttatagaaaaataacccATGTTTGTATGTTAGGTAATTTATGTAAAGGAAATCTCATTAACTgaatttttagtatttttattaacaaaaaatatattcttaatcTTTTAATCTTTTATATGCTCGAATCAAAATTGATCATATCAACTACCAACAAAATCGATACAGCCCATGTTAATATTATAATCACAAAAATCACTAAAATCATAACACTAgagactaagaatcattcaagaaCAGTTTGAAGAGTTGTAAATCCCACAAACAACTCCAGCACTCATGAACAAGTTGCATTACATCTGATCCTTGTACACATGAATGTAGACATGAAGAAAACTCAATTAAgcttttgatcatcaaaaaaaTGGAAGACAAAAGAGAACTGCAAAGAGATTCTTGGAACTCCCAAAGAGGTCTCAGTTCATGCACCTTGAGTTATAAAATCATCGATCATTGTCCCTCAGCTCCCCCAACATAAACAATGCAACTCCGTACAGTTCCATGAATTCCACAGTCGATTCATGTCCTTGTGTTTAGGGTTCATCCCCATGTGTTCTCTTGTCTCCTTGTCCTCATAACCTGCATCCCTGACCTCAAGTGATACCCACTTATTTTATGTGTGCACATGGAGAAAGATGGTTGTGAGCTGAGGATATCATATACTTGAGAGAAAGGGTGGCAGGTGGGTTGCATGATGGGGAAAGTGTAGGAGGAGAGCATCAAGATCACATTACATGTCACAGCAGGTGAGATAAAATGACTGTAGAGTGAAGGATTTGTGAGAACAGATGAACTGTATCATCACATTTCAAGCATCAGAAGTCACTGAGTTTCTTAGAGTAAGCTTTGATCTTATTGTAGAGATATGTacctctcaaaatgatgtcatgcAACACATAGAGAACCCTAAGAATTTGTAGAGCAGACATATAACACTTGAAATACCTGTTGGAAGAACATGGAATATATATAATTGCATGGGGCTCAAACTATATGGTTGTGATGAGGCCACAATGGCAGCTCTCACTTCTAAAGACCACCACCTGGCCATTCCTCACCAgctcaatatatatatgcatatatatatatatatatacatatatatttgcagCATAGGAACTATAAACCCCCACATGTTAAACAATGGACACCAAACTCCCACACATGCTCAGATCAATGCATCAGACCTCTCCCTTGCATCTGTGTCCTGTACATGTCTCTTGCTCTTGGACAATAAAAATATTTGTGCATAGACTATAAATGCATGGTAATAATAGTTACATGCTTCTCAACTCTCAGCACTGCATCATCACCACATCTCTCCTCTTCCGCTACCTCTCACATATATGGCACAGCATCACCCACAAGCTCGGGCTTGGGAGTCAGCCATGCTTCTTCACCACCGTTattaccatcatctccaccactcgGAGCAGGAGGAAGCCCCACATGAGAGAGAACACATGTTTGAGAAGCCCCTCACACCAAGCGACGTAGGGAAGCTCAATAGGTTAGTCATACCGAAGCAGCATGCCGAGAGGTACTTCCCACTCGACGGCGGCTCGGCGGAGGGAGGCCTTCTGCTGAGCTTCGAGGACGAGTCAGGCAGGGTGTGGTGGTTCCGGTACTCGTACTGGACCAGCAGCCAGAGCTACGTGCTCACGAAAGGGTGGAGCCGCTTCGTCAAGGAGAAGAAGCTGGACGCCGGCGATGtcgtcctcttcgaacgcccgcgGTTCGGGGGGCGGGACCATTTCTACATCGGTTGCCGGCGTCAAAGCCCGCCGCCGGCTCACTCCATGACCGTGCCCGACGGTCCAGAGCCGCTGAGCCCGGTGTACCACGCTGCTGCTTGCTCGTATCCGGCGAGCAACACAGTAACACAAGACTGTCTTCTTCATGAGGGTAAGATGTGGCATACATTTCAGTATCATGGAATCACCAATACAAGGACAAGGAATTCCTTAGTTGCGTCCATGTACAGGAGAGCAGAGGAACGGAGCAACGCGGAGCGAGACGAGGCGATTGAGACTCTTCGGCGTAAATTTCGACTGCGGGCCGGAGCCGGAGCCACAGCCTATGACCTCAGCCTCATGGTTCTTGCCAGGAAACGCTTCCAGTTCTCAGCTATAGGTTGGTTAATGGTTGATCCAGTGCATGCATCTTCTACATGTTTCCTCTGTCTAATGAATCTGATGGTGCGCATGTTAACAGGAGGTCCATCCTCTCCTCTTCCGAATGGCATTGTTGATTTGACTTGCGAGGGCACTGGGCACTGGTGGAGGTGGGCAGGTGGAAAGAGAAGCGTCGGAAAAGAGGAGGGGAGGGGAGAAGAAATCCCTGGATTTCCGGGCATGCGATCTCTgcgtcccttttcattttctcttcAACGATTCCACTGTAGACGACCTGTCGGGTCCGATGGATGGGATATCTGGTGATGTTTCAGGAAACATCAGATCCAATTTGCCTTCCATGTTTCTGAAGAAAGAAGAACAGAATCTGATGAGGCTTCCTGTACATGTTGCAGTTCCACCTGCACTTTCTctttctttcctgcatgaaatgaACAGGTGATTGGTGAGCATGGAACACCATCATCTTCATTAAACACCACCATGAAACTATATGGGATTctagaaatgaaagaaaagacacCTGTGGATCTCCCTCTGCCCTTTCTAACTTTGTCCTCCATTTTGTGTCCAGGAAATATGCTAATATGATTTCCAAGTATGCTCAGTTGAGATGAAAGAGCATTTATTAGGCCATTATGGTGAATTCCTTATTCACTCCAACTTGTATTATTATATATACATTCACATGTAGCCTCAACTTGCAGCCTCAGATTCATAAACTTAGAGCCTTCTTGGTTCTCTTCTTTATCTAATGCCGTGCATGAACCTGGAAGAACAGAAACCAAGAGGAGGAAGCAACCAAGATTCATCCGAATGGAACTTTAGTGGATGATTACTCGAACCATATCAGCAGAAAAGATATCATGTCTGCTGTTGAAGGAATGAGCCATGTGCAGGgaacctcccttcttcttctctgtCTTCTACTTCCATGGATGCAGAACATCGACACATGAGACATGAAGAATCTGCAGTTTGCTTGGCTGTGGGAGGAAACCTCCACCAAGACAAACCCAAGATAGAAGGTGGGAGTTTTGGGGGATGTCTTCCTGAGGACAGACAATAACACAATggcaaaacaaacaaaaaaagataaatattagtAATATTGCTAAGCTGATTTAAATTGATTAGTGGGAATAAACTATAATAGAATCAGGGTTCTATTGCTATGTTGGATATAAACCTGACTAAATTCAAGATCTCAGATGACTTGACTGTACCTATCAAACTTTGATTATTGACAGATCTGTATTCATTAGTCATCCAATGActttgattatatttttttaaatatttaatatatttctatCCATTCTCGAGAGAATATATACtacaaaatagtatttttattttgctcTTTCAACAAATTTATTAGCAAATGGCTATGTTCTTATTGAAGATCCAATTCTTTTATCTtttattgttttgttttgttttggtcCTTTGTAAAATTCCTCatattcttataattatataTGTCTCTCCAATATATATTCATTCTAATTTGGATATATCTAATTATACACTATAAATTAGTTTAATAATCTAATTATCATAACAATTCATAAATCTGACATCTGCTGTGGACCAAATCCATTGaactaataatataaaaaaatgatcatcGACCCAAAGTTGCCATGTAAAAATTGGCCAttagaaatatttatcaattaGTAAAGAGactcaaaaataaatataatttggaAAATTAAAGAACTCAAACTAGAGTATGAGGAATATTTTATTTTGTAGCCCATGCATGACCTCACATCATCCTGATCAACTACATGTCAAATTATAATTAATCATCAATTGTACTTATATCAACAACATTAAAGAAATTATTGTAATCAATCATAATGATGTATTTTAACTAATTTAATCTTAAAGTATAAATCTATTCAATAACAATAATCTAAGTTTGAACTACTAAACATGCATGAAATAATCGTTCTGAAACTCAAATCAAATTTTCTAGATTCTTATATtagtatgatgatgatgatgatgatgatgatgatgatgatgatgatgatgatgatgatgatgatgatgatgatgtacgAAACacttttatcaaaaaataaatatttaaaatattatttgatatattttaagtattttaaatATTAGTTTGGTAATGGtttatcaaatcttcttattgaggaTTTTAAAACTcaaattgatatattttttataatgatagAGTATTTTAGCTAATTTAATTTTAaagtataaattaaattaatagcaatcatgcataaaattatcatacCCTCGTATCCAAGATTAaggatttgaaatcttatttaaCATATTTTACATCTTAAATATCAGTATGGTGATGATGTATCATACTCTTttactataaaataattattcGAAATCTTATTtgacatattttaaatatttatcgaAGGTTGAGAGTTCAAAATCTCAATTGATATAatttttcttataatatttttatactaaatattgatgatgtattaGATCCTCTTACCAACCAAAGTTGAGAGTACAAAACCTCTTCTCCTttaatatgattatttttaatttagtttcatGTTATTTTGATACTTCTGCAACATTCTCTCTTATTATACATCTGGAAAATTTcattatgtatatattatatagtATAATATATTCCTTAAATACTTTTGTGTCAATATGAAATCTGATGTGATTCGAGTTCTATGCATTCGACCATTCTATTATTAAACGGTGCATGCAAACTGGTCTTCACGATTAACTACAGGACGAGAAACGAAGCAGCAACCGATCGTCGCTGCCACAAATCAGGAGGCGATTCCTCTCTCTATTTCGCCTATCCAATAAGAGTAACcacggaggaggagagagagagagagagagagagagagagaagagggaggaaggaaggaaggaaggaaggaaggagtcCACCTCCTCAGCAATtccatctcctcctccatctccattTCCGTCTCAATCTCCTCCTTTGGATGGACCAACCTCCTCCACAAGCCTCTCCGCCGCACCACCGCCTATTCTTCCTTCCTTCACCTACACACCTCTTCAAAGGCCACAGCACAGCCTACACCATCTCctgtctcctcctcctcttctcctttctccTCCTCCCCCACTTCCTCACCCCGCTCCAACCGTTCCTCCTCCTACGCATCCCGCGCAGCCACGATTCCCACCCCGACACGGCCTGCGATTACACCTTCGGGAGGTGGGTGTGGGACGAGGCACGCCCCCTCGACGCCTACACCGAGGACTGCCCCTTCCTCGACCCAGGGTTTCAGTGCCGTCGCAATGGCCGTAATGATTCCAGCTACCTCTATTGGAGATGGCAACCCCATGGCTGCGACCTTCCCAGGTGCTGATCCTGTTGCACTACGTCGACATCAATCCGGTTGGCTTTAAATCTTGTGGAAGCATCGATTCTTTTCCTTGATTCCTTGCGCTGCGATCTCATGGCATTTCTGGATTTGCCAGAATACCGACAATCGAGATTCACAATATGATCGATTAAGATCGCTTGGATCAAAGAAACGAAAAGCTTGTTATGTGGTCAAATCTTCCTTAGTGTCGTGGAGAGATTGATCGAAAGACGTTCGATTGACATCTACAGAGTGTAATCGTTTCGTAGATTGTGTTCTCTTGCTTGATTCCCTAATGAGGTTCTATTGTTCTTCCTGAAGATTCAACGCATCTGAGATGCTGGAGAGGAGCAGGAACGGCAAGATCATATTTGCAGGGGATTCCATCGGCAGAAACCAGTGGGAGTCCTTCCTGTGCATGCTGGCCAAAGCTGTGCAGAACAAGTCCAGCATCTACGAGAAGTACGGGAACCCCATCACCAAGCACAAAGGCTTCCTCTCCATGGTCTTCCACGACCACAACCTAACAGTGGAGTACTACCGAGCCCCCTTCCTGGCAGCCGTCGGCCGCCCTCCCCGGGCCTCCCCTGACCACGTCCGCGCCGCCATCCATCTCGACGCCCTGCACTGGCAGTGCAAGCACTGGGTCGACGCCGACGTGCTGATCCTCAACGCCGGCCACTGGTGGAACGACAAGAAGACCATCGACGTGTAAGTAGGGTTCTGCTTCTGCAAACAGGGCGGCGAGCTACGAGACCGGACTAATTGCACCGCTTTAATATGCTTCAGGGGATTATATTTTCAGGTCGGGGAAGAGATACAGACCACCATGGACGTGAAGGAAGCATTTCGGCGAACGCTCGAGACGGTCAAGCTGTGGACCTTCAACAACCTCCATTTGCGGAAGAGCCATGTCTTCTTCCGGAATCACTCCCCCATACATTTCAGGCAAGCCATCTCCCTTGGATCAGCTACCAAAATCGTCGAGATTAAGGCTCACGACATGAACTGAACTGCCTGCAGCAACGGCACCTGGGACAACGGCGGATCCTGCACGGCCTTCACGGAGCCTGAGAAGGATCCCGCTGCGCTCGGACCAGAACCGTGGAACAACCGAGTCATCGCTGACACAGTGGAGGGGATGAAGAGTGGCGGGCGGAAGGTGCAGCTTCTCAACATCACGTATCTGACGGAGTTCAGGAAGGACGCTCACCCTTCGGCCCACCGGGAGCCAGGAACGCCGACGGATGCTCCTGAAGACTGCAGCCATTGGTGTCTTCCCGGAGTGCCCGATACATGGAATCAGCTCCTCTACGCCTACCTTCTGATGATGGAATATGATACCAGGAAGAAGAACGTTTGATTCTTGGATTCATGTGCTGAGAGACTTTTGGCATCTTGTAATTTAATTAGGAAAATGTGATGGTTGCGGGCACATACAAAATTCAAAGTCATTAATAATATTTGATACCTAAAAATATTATATCTCAATATCATGTTATTGATACCTAGATATCATttactaatataatattattataactatatctgataaaattttattataaaatatggaTGATGTTATGTGGCATCAGAAATGAATGaatcatattatattatgatctcaTTTCAtcctttatattttatatataa of Musa acuminata AAA Group cultivar baxijiao chromosome BXJ2-3, Cavendish_Baxijiao_AAA, whole genome shotgun sequence contains these proteins:
- the LOC103979631 gene encoding B3 domain-containing protein Os11g0156000, giving the protein MAQHHPQARAWESAMLLHHRYYHHLHHSEQEEAPHEREHMFEKPLTPSDVGKLNRLVIPKQHAERYFPLDGGSAEGGLLLSFEDESGRVWWFRYSYWTSSQSYVLTKGWSRFVKEKKLDAGDVVLFERPRFGGRDHFYIGCRRQSPPPAHSMTVPDGPEPLSPVYHAAACSYPASNTVTQDCLLHEGEQRNGATRSETRRLRLFGVNFDCGPEPEPQPMTSASWFLPGNASSSQL
- the LOC135607892 gene encoding protein trichome birefringence-like 9, encoding MDQPPPQASPPHHRLFFLPSPTHLFKGHSTAYTISCLLLLFSFLLLPHFLTPLQPFLLLRIPRSHDSHPDTACDYTFGRWVWDEARPLDAYTEDCPFLDPGFQCRRNGRNDSSYLYWRWQPHGCDLPRFNASEMLERSRNGKIIFAGDSIGRNQWESFLCMLAKAVQNKSSIYEKYGNPITKHKGFLSMVFHDHNLTVEYYRAPFLAAVGRPPRASPDHVRAAIHLDALHWQCKHWVDADVLILNAGHWWNDKKTIDVGLYFQVGEEIQTTMDVKEAFRRTLETVKLWTFNNLHLRKSHVFFRNHSPIHFSNGTWDNGGSCTAFTEPEKDPAALGPEPWNNRVIADTVEGMKSGGRKVQLLNITYLTEFRKDAHPSAHREPGTPTDAPEDCSHWCLPGVPDTWNQLLYAYLLMMEYDTRKKNV